Part of the Sodalinema gerasimenkoae IPPAS B-353 genome is shown below.
AGTAGCTCATTCCTCGGGATTCCATGGCTTGACGGATGGCGTTTTCGGCTTTGTCCCAAGCGGCATCGGAGCCAATATATTTATCGGAGTCCGCGTCGCGGGTACTGAGGCGGGATTTGAAGTTGGTCAGCCGCAGGCTTTGGAAGACGGTTAAAATCAAGTCCACCACGCTGAGAAATTCGGCTTCGAGTTGGTCGGGGGTGACGAACAGGTGAGAGTCATCCTGGGTAAAGCCGCGCACTCGTGTTAGTCCGCCGAGTTCCCCAGACTGTTCATAACGATAGACAGTGCCAAATTCGGCGTAACGGATGGGGAGATCCCGATAGGAGCGCAACTCGTTTTTGTAGAGTTGCACATGGAAGGGGCAGTTCATGGGTTTGAGAACAAATCCCCGTTCATCGTCGAGGGTGGAGTCCTCGTCGGACATCATGGGGAACATATCGTCTTTGTAGTTCTGCCAATGACCCGAGGTTTTGAAGAGGTCCACACGGGCAATATGGGGGGTGACGACTTCTTGATAGCCCCGTTTTTGTTGTTCTTGTTTGAGGAAGTCTTGCAGAGTCGAGCGGAGAATGGTTCCTTTGGGAGTCCACATGGGTAGGCCGGGGCCCACGGTGTCGTTGAGGACGAACAGGCCAAGTTCTTTGCCCAGCTTGCGGTGATCTCGTTTGAGGGCTTCTTGTTTGCGGCGTTTGTATTCTTGGAGTTGTTCGGGGGTTTCCCAGGCGGTTCCGTAAATCCGTTGCAGTTGAGGGTTGTTGGCATCCCCACGCCAGTAGGCTCCCGCAATGCTTTCGAGGTCGATGGCTTTGGGATGGAGGTCGCCGGTGGTCTCGACGTGGGGGCCGGCGCAGAGATCCCACCATTCCTCGCCTAGGTGATAGACGGTGATGGGTTCTTCTTTAATGTCGGCGAGAATTTCGAGTTTGTAGGGTTCCTGGATGTTCTCAATCCGCGCCTGAGCTTCATCACGGCTGACCACTTCCCGCGTGACGGGGAGTTTCTTTTTGATAATCTTCACCATCTCTTTTTTGATGGCTTTGAGATCTTTCTCGGTGAAGGGTTCGGGGCGATCGAAGTCGTAGTAGAAGCCATACTCAGTCCAGGGGCCAATCGTCACTTGGGTTCCGGGGAACAGGCGCTGTACGGCCATCGCCATAACATGGGAGGCCGTGTGGCGAATCCGTTTGATGGAGTCCGACTCGCTGGTACGAGGAAGGCGAATCGGCTGTTCGGCGTGTTCGCTGACAGGAGACTGGGAAACGACCATGGACGAGTTTGAGTACGGCTAAAGAACTCTTCGATCCTAACGCAAATCTGACCCGAGCTAGTGCTGGGTTTGGCTGAGCTGGACAGGGAGGCTGAGATGGGTTGGAGGGATGGCTAGGAAAATCGCTATGATTTGGAGGTAGAGTCTATCTGGAGTGCAATGTTATGAATCCTAAGCCTGATCCGAACAGCAATCTTTCACCGCAGGAGCGCGATCGCCTACATACGGAGGGAGAACGAGCTGAAGTTGCTGAGCGTTATTTGATTTCCTCTCGGATTATC
Proteins encoded:
- the thrS gene encoding threonine--tRNA ligase — its product is MVVSQSPVSEHAEQPIRLPRTSESDSIKRIRHTASHVMAMAVQRLFPGTQVTIGPWTEYGFYYDFDRPEPFTEKDLKAIKKEMVKIIKKKLPVTREVVSRDEAQARIENIQEPYKLEILADIKEEPITVYHLGEEWWDLCAGPHVETTGDLHPKAIDLESIAGAYWRGDANNPQLQRIYGTAWETPEQLQEYKRRKQEALKRDHRKLGKELGLFVLNDTVGPGLPMWTPKGTILRSTLQDFLKQEQQKRGYQEVVTPHIARVDLFKTSGHWQNYKDDMFPMMSDEDSTLDDERGFVLKPMNCPFHVQLYKNELRSYRDLPIRYAEFGTVYRYEQSGELGGLTRVRGFTQDDSHLFVTPDQLEAEFLSVVDLILTVFQSLRLTNFKSRLSTRDADSDKYIGSDAAWDKAENAIRQAMESRGMSYFEAPGEAAFYGPKLDFIFQDALEREWQLGTVQVDYNLPERFELEYVAEDGSRQRPVMIHRAPFGSLERLIGILIEEYAGDFPLWLAPEQVRLLPVSEEFLPFAKDVEAQMLAVGIRAKADTSNERLGKQIRNAEKGKIPVMCIVGAKERESNSLSVRTRASGELGALQIPDVIEKLTTALQTRGDF